The Streptomyces sp. Alt3 genome has a segment encoding these proteins:
- a CDS encoding N5-glutamine methyltransferase family protein → MSTTSLPASDSAARLREALIAAAFTADGLLELLGAPAYAALARSETVPALRATRGDSPLDTLVRLFLLQRPVPVAAAAAALPLEECAADGWVVRDGDLVGATVDVRPYGGPEGQDWFIVSDLGCAVGGAGGIGSHEEGVVLGVGGASTTLAGITVRGPVTSALDLGTGSGIQALHAAQHATRVTATDVNPRALEFTRLTLALSGAAPADLREGSLFDPVGTETYDLIVSNPPFVISPGARLTYRDGGMGGDDLCRTLVQQAGEHLGEGGYAQFLANWQHVEGEEWQDRVRSWVPAGCDAWIVQREVQDVTQYAELWLRDSGDHRTDPALYAERYEAWLDEFEARSTRAVGFGWITLRKSAAAVGNPSIVAEEWPHAVEQPLGPAVEAHFARQDYLREHDDAALLSAHFTLAEEVVQEQVGLPGAEDPEHVVLRQHRGMRRATKVDAVGAGFAGVCDGSLPAGRILDAIAQLMAEDPVLLRDRTPQAIRLLVEEGFLEPVR, encoded by the coding sequence GTGAGTACGACCAGCCTCCCCGCATCCGACTCTGCCGCCCGGCTCCGCGAAGCCCTGATTGCCGCCGCGTTCACCGCAGATGGCCTCCTCGAACTGCTCGGCGCGCCCGCTTATGCCGCGCTGGCCCGCAGCGAGACCGTCCCGGCCCTCCGGGCCACTCGCGGGGACTCGCCGCTCGACACGCTGGTGCGGCTGTTCCTGCTGCAGCGCCCCGTGCCGGTCGCGGCAGCCGCCGCGGCTCTCCCGTTGGAGGAGTGCGCCGCGGACGGCTGGGTGGTCCGCGACGGCGACCTGGTCGGAGCCACCGTCGATGTCCGCCCCTACGGCGGACCCGAGGGGCAGGACTGGTTCATCGTCTCCGACCTGGGATGCGCCGTCGGAGGTGCCGGCGGCATCGGCTCGCACGAGGAGGGCGTCGTCCTCGGCGTCGGCGGGGCCTCCACCACGCTCGCCGGGATCACGGTGCGGGGGCCCGTCACCTCGGCCCTCGATCTCGGCACGGGTTCCGGGATCCAGGCGCTGCACGCCGCCCAGCACGCCACCCGGGTCACCGCCACGGACGTCAACCCGCGCGCTCTGGAATTCACCCGTCTGACCCTTGCCCTGTCCGGAGCGGCCCCCGCCGACCTTCGGGAGGGGTCTCTCTTCGACCCCGTCGGCACGGAGACGTACGACCTGATCGTGTCCAACCCGCCCTTCGTCATCTCGCCCGGCGCCAGGCTGACGTACCGCGACGGCGGCATGGGAGGTGACGACCTGTGCCGGACTCTCGTGCAGCAGGCCGGGGAACACCTCGGCGAAGGCGGTTACGCGCAGTTCCTCGCCAACTGGCAGCACGTGGAGGGTGAGGAATGGCAGGACCGGGTGCGCTCCTGGGTGCCTGCCGGCTGCGACGCCTGGATCGTGCAGCGCGAGGTGCAGGATGTCACCCAGTACGCCGAACTGTGGCTGCGTGACAGCGGCGACCACCGCACCGACCCCGCCCTGTACGCCGAGCGGTACGAAGCCTGGCTGGACGAGTTCGAGGCCCGCAGCACCAGGGCTGTCGGCTTCGGATGGATCACACTCCGGAAGTCCGCGGCTGCCGTCGGGAATCCGTCGATCGTGGCGGAGGAGTGGCCGCACGCGGTGGAACAGCCCCTCGGTCCGGCCGTGGAGGCCCATTTCGCACGCCAGGACTACCTGCGTGAGCACGACGACGCGGCCCTGCTCTCCGCGCATTTCACCCTTGCCGAGGAGGTCGTGCAGGAGCAGGTCGGGTTGCCGGGCGCCGAGGACCCCGAGCATGTGGTGCTGCGTCAGCACCGTGGAATGCGACGGGCGACCAAGGTCGACGCAGTCGGCGCGGGGTTCGCGGGGGTGTGCGACGGTTCGCTGCCCGCGGGCAGGATCCTGGATGCCATCGCCCAGCTGATGGCCGAGGACCCGGTGCTGCTGCGCGACCGCACCCCGCAGGCGATCCGACTGCTGGTGGAGGAAGGCTTTCTGGAGCCCGTGCGGTGA
- the topA gene encoding type I DNA topoisomerase, giving the protein MSPTSETAGRRLVIVESPAKAKTIKGYLGPGYVVEASVGHIRDLPNGAAEVPDEYTGEVRRLGVDVENDFQPIYVVNADKKAQVRKLKQLLAESDELFLATDEDREGEAIAWHLQEVLRPKVPVHRMVFHEITKDAIRSAVANPRELNQRMVDAQETRRILDRLYGYEVSPVLWKKVMPRLSAGRVQSVATRLVVERERERIAFRSAEYWDLTGTFATGRTGDTSDPSTLTARLSAVDGRRIAQGRDFGPDGQLKQGSAQTLHLDETNARALAAALADSSFAVRSVESKPYRRSPYAPFRTTTLQQEASRKLGFGAKATMQVAQKLYENGFITYMRTDSTTLSDTAVSAARAQVTQLYGANYLPDKPRTYAGKVKNAQEAHEAIRPSGDRFRTPAETGLTGDQFRLYELIWKRTVASQMKDATGNSVTVKIGGRASDGRDAEFSASGKTITFHGFMKAYVEGADDPNAELDDRERRLPQVAEGDALTADEVTVDGHATKPPARYTEASLVKELEEREIGRPSTYASIIGTILDRGYVFKKGTALVPSFLSFAVVNLLEKHFGRLVDYDFTARMEDDLDRIARGEAQSVPWLRRFYFGAGDDTAGAGAASDAGNGDGDHLGGLKELVTDLGAIDAREISSFPVGNDIKLRVGRYGPYIERGEKDSEGHQRADVPEDLAPDELSVELAEELLAKPSGDFELGADPVSGNQIIAKDGRYGPYVTEVLPEGTPKTGKNAVKPRTASLFKSMSLDTVTLADALKLMSLPRVVGEDAEGVEITAQNGRYGPYLKKGTDSRSLTSEDQLFDITLEEALAIYAQPKQRGRAAAKPPLKELGTDPVSGSPVVVKDGRFGAYVTDGETNATLRTDDSVEDITPERGYELLAEKRAKGPAKKKTAKKAPAKKATAKKATTAKKATAKKTTATKTAAAKKTTAAKKAPAKKATATAKRTASAPSDES; this is encoded by the coding sequence TTGTCCCCGACCAGCGAAACCGCAGGCCGCCGACTCGTCATTGTCGAGTCGCCTGCCAAGGCGAAGACGATCAAGGGCTATCTCGGCCCCGGATACGTCGTCGAGGCGAGCGTCGGGCACATCCGCGACCTGCCGAACGGCGCCGCCGAGGTGCCCGACGAGTACACGGGTGAGGTACGCCGCCTCGGTGTGGACGTCGAAAACGACTTCCAGCCGATCTACGTCGTCAACGCAGACAAGAAGGCCCAGGTCAGGAAGCTCAAGCAGCTTCTTGCCGAATCCGACGAACTCTTCCTCGCCACCGATGAGGACCGCGAGGGCGAAGCCATCGCGTGGCACCTGCAGGAAGTCCTCAGGCCCAAGGTCCCCGTCCACCGGATGGTCTTCCACGAGATCACCAAGGACGCGATCCGGTCCGCCGTGGCCAATCCGCGCGAGCTCAACCAGCGCATGGTCGACGCCCAGGAGACCCGCCGTATCCTCGACCGCCTCTACGGCTACGAGGTCTCGCCGGTCCTGTGGAAGAAGGTCATGCCGCGGCTCTCCGCCGGCCGTGTCCAGTCCGTGGCCACCCGTCTCGTCGTCGAGCGGGAGCGCGAGCGCATCGCCTTCCGCTCCGCCGAGTACTGGGACCTGACCGGCACCTTCGCCACCGGCCGCACCGGTGACACGTCGGACCCCTCGACGCTCACCGCCCGCCTCAGCGCGGTCGACGGGCGCCGTATCGCCCAGGGCCGGGACTTCGGCCCGGACGGGCAGCTCAAGCAGGGCTCCGCCCAGACGCTGCACCTGGACGAGACCAACGCCCGCGCCCTGGCCGCGGCGCTGGCCGACTCCTCGTTCGCGGTCCGCTCGGTCGAGTCGAAGCCGTACCGCCGTTCGCCGTACGCGCCCTTCCGCACCACGACCCTCCAGCAGGAGGCGAGCCGGAAGCTGGGCTTCGGGGCCAAGGCCACGATGCAGGTGGCGCAGAAGCTGTACGAGAACGGCTTCATCACCTACATGCGTACGGACTCCACGACCCTCTCGGACACCGCGGTCTCCGCGGCCCGGGCGCAGGTCACGCAGCTGTACGGGGCGAACTACCTGCCCGACAAGCCGCGCACGTACGCCGGCAAGGTCAAGAACGCGCAGGAGGCGCACGAGGCGATCCGCCCCTCGGGCGACCGCTTCCGCACCCCGGCGGAGACCGGCCTCACCGGTGACCAGTTCCGGCTCTACGAACTGATCTGGAAGCGGACCGTCGCCTCCCAGATGAAGGACGCCACAGGTAACTCCGTCACGGTGAAGATCGGTGGCCGGGCGAGCGACGGCCGGGACGCCGAGTTCTCCGCGTCCGGCAAGACGATCACCTTCCACGGCTTCATGAAGGCGTACGTCGAAGGCGCCGACGACCCGAACGCCGAGCTGGACGACCGTGAGCGCCGGCTGCCGCAGGTCGCCGAGGGCGACGCGCTGACCGCTGACGAGGTCACGGTCGACGGTCACGCGACGAAGCCTCCGGCCCGGTACACCGAGGCGTCGCTGGTCAAGGAGCTCGAAGAGCGCGAGATCGGCCGTCCGTCGACGTACGCCTCGATCATCGGGACCATCCTGGACCGCGGCTACGTGTTCAAGAAGGGCACGGCCCTGGTGCCGTCGTTCCTCTCGTTCGCCGTGGTCAACCTGCTGGAGAAGCACTTCGGCCGGCTCGTCGACTACGACTTCACCGCCCGCATGGAGGACGACCTCGACCGCATCGCGCGGGGCGAGGCCCAGTCCGTGCCGTGGCTGCGCCGCTTCTACTTCGGCGCCGGGGACGACACGGCCGGTGCCGGTGCGGCATCCGACGCCGGCAATGGCGACGGGGACCACCTCGGCGGCCTGAAGGAGCTCGTGACCGACCTGGGCGCGATCGACGCCCGCGAGATCTCCTCGTTCCCCGTCGGCAACGACATCAAGCTCCGTGTCGGCCGCTACGGCCCGTACATCGAGCGGGGCGAGAAGGACTCCGAGGGCCACCAGCGCGCCGATGTGCCGGAGGACCTGGCGCCCGACGAGCTGTCCGTGGAACTCGCGGAGGAGCTGCTGGCCAAGCCGAGCGGCGACTTCGAGCTCGGCGCCGACCCGGTCAGCGGGAACCAGATCATCGCGAAGGACGGGCGCTACGGCCCGTACGTCACCGAGGTGCTGCCCGAGGGCACACCGAAGACGGGCAAGAACGCGGTGAAGCCCCGGACCGCGTCCCTCTTCAAGTCGATGTCGCTCGATACGGTGACACTTGCCGACGCGCTCAAGCTGATGTCGCTGCCGCGTGTCGTCGGTGAGGACGCCGAGGGCGTCGAGATCACCGCGCAGAACGGCCGCTACGGCCCGTACCTGAAGAAGGGCACGGACTCGCGGTCGCTCACCTCGGAGGACCAGCTCTTCGACATCACCCTCGAAGAGGCCCTCGCGATCTACGCCCAGCCGAAGCAGCGCGGGCGGGCCGCCGCCAAGCCGCCGCTGAAGGAGCTGGGCACGGACCCCGTGAGCGGGTCCCCGGTGGTCGTCAAGGACGGCCGGTTCGGCGCGTACGTCACCGACGGTGAGACCAACGCGACGCTGCGGACCGACGACAGCGTCGAGGACATCACGCCGGAACGTGGCTACGAGCTGCTCGCCGAGAAGCGGGCCAAGGGGCCTGCGAAGAAGAAGACGGCGAAGAAGGCTCCGGCCAAGAAGGCCACCGCGAAGAAGGCCACGACGGCCAAGAAGGCGACCGCCAAGAAGACGACCGCCACCAAGACGGCGGCCGCGAAGAAGACGACGGCCGCCAAGAAGGCGCCGGCGAAGAAGGCGACCGCCACCGCGAAGAGGACCGCGTCGGCGCCGTCCGACGAGAGCTGA
- a CDS encoding small secreted protein, whose amino-acid sequence MNKKLAAALSGGAVLVLTLSGCSDDSDNKVNDWAKKVCDQVQPQLQKIANANAAIQQQTADNSKPADVQKTDSAAFQQISQAYKALGSAVESAGAPPVDGGETTQKEAVKELNASSVAYADLKTKVDALDTKDQAKFADGLKGIADELNKISTNGDQALKKLQSGEVGSAMAKQKGCQKPTASAPPASAPSAPASESASPSASPSEKS is encoded by the coding sequence GTGAACAAGAAGCTTGCAGCCGCACTGTCCGGCGGTGCGGTACTCGTACTGACGCTGTCGGGCTGCAGCGACGACAGCGACAACAAGGTGAACGACTGGGCGAAGAAGGTCTGCGACCAGGTTCAGCCGCAGTTGCAGAAGATCGCGAACGCCAATGCCGCGATCCAGCAGCAGACGGCCGACAACAGCAAGCCCGCCGACGTCCAGAAGACCGACTCGGCCGCCTTCCAGCAGATCTCGCAGGCGTACAAGGCGCTGGGTTCGGCCGTGGAGTCGGCGGGCGCGCCGCCGGTGGACGGTGGGGAGACCACCCAGAAGGAGGCCGTGAAGGAGCTCAACGCCTCCTCCGTGGCCTACGCGGACCTGAAGACGAAGGTCGACGCGCTCGACACGAAGGACCAGGCGAAGTTCGCCGACGGCCTCAAGGGCATTGCCGACGAGCTGAACAAGATCAGCACCAACGGTGACCAGGCGCTGAAGAAGCTCCAGTCCGGTGAGGTCGGCTCCGCGATGGCGAAGCAGAAGGGCTGCCAGAAGCCCACGGCCTCGGCGCCGCCCGCCTCCGCCCCGTCGGCCCCGGCCTCGGAGTCCGCCTCGCCTTCGGCGTCGCCGAGCGAGAAGTCGTAG
- the tmk gene encoding dTMP kinase gives MTRAEQPPVVSPTSDTLAADSRERAVRALLRVPPLRRLWSAQLVGSIGDSLALLVLVLLSLQAAVVEGSFGAGYRGAAFAVAAVFGARILSTVLFGAVLLGPLTALTAPGGPVDRRWLMIGTDGLRLALLVVAPLWIDWMPDKALMMILITVFVAGVGERLWAIAKESAAPALLPAPPPEGAAVRPLPDHLDALRRLSLRTSFLAVPAAAAVLVVAALIGELLGTGFDWFSFHQAALGSYIAAGLFSASVSTLYFLELPATRTPRPRSPLEGLRRPTAGSGTDKGRTGTIPLVVAACSAVAGAIAAAAAVSVLHASDLGGGPATFALLILALTGGTALGIRTARKVLPALSRRRLLALAVAVTGVSLLALGLVPDTATGLLIALLAGYAAGVAAHIGHAVIDQETEASRQARNTEHLQAVVRVLVALGAVGGPLLAAAIGRHRLGSGDFVFAHGGAAFALMLIGALLLPVAVIVLARTDDRSGVPLRRDLREALRGGDPAVAPATNGFFLVLEGGDGAGKSTQVETLADWIRAKGHEVVVTREPGATPIGKRLRSILLDVSSAGLSNRAEALLYAADRAEHVDSVVRPALERGAIVISDRYIDSSVAYQGAGRDLAPTEIARISRWATSGLVPHLTVLLDVDPQTARERFTEAPDRLESEPAEFHDRVRSGFLTLAAADPARYLVVDAGQEAEAITTVVRHRLDRLLPLSEAEIKAREEARKAAEEEARRKAEEEAARKAEEERLERERQAQLAKLRAEEEERRRREEEEARQREAERQAEEARQRAEEARRRAEEERSRLEAEERVREAEQERLRRQAQEEARLRKEAEELRLEKQRKAEEALLRSEEARRRAEAEAAARAEEAAADAAAQRSQDSGRTGSRSGGPTVPDNELTVPTPVVNPNEITQPVPVARPERPARDADETAVLPPVRDADETAVLRPVRDENPSDRVPPGVFRDGRRASGAESENERTRELPQVSDDPQAGQDDRGRKKRPRSDWAEETPLDDLPSLADELLGDRDDDQGGSGRGGRKPRR, from the coding sequence ATGACGCGAGCCGAGCAGCCACCGGTCGTGAGCCCCACCTCCGACACACTTGCCGCAGACTCACGCGAGCGCGCCGTACGAGCCCTTCTGCGTGTTCCCCCGCTCCGGCGGTTGTGGAGCGCCCAGCTCGTCGGAAGTATCGGCGATTCACTCGCCCTTCTCGTGCTCGTGCTGCTGTCGCTGCAAGCGGCGGTCGTCGAGGGCTCATTCGGCGCCGGATACCGCGGGGCGGCCTTTGCCGTCGCCGCCGTCTTCGGTGCCCGGATCCTTTCCACCGTGCTCTTCGGAGCCGTACTCCTTGGGCCTCTGACGGCGCTCACCGCGCCCGGCGGGCCGGTCGACCGGCGATGGCTGATGATCGGGACGGACGGGCTGCGGCTCGCCCTGCTGGTCGTCGCGCCCCTGTGGATCGACTGGATGCCGGACAAGGCACTCATGATGATCCTCATCACCGTCTTCGTGGCGGGTGTCGGCGAACGCCTGTGGGCGATCGCCAAGGAGAGCGCCGCTCCCGCGCTGCTTCCCGCCCCGCCCCCGGAGGGTGCCGCCGTGCGCCCGCTGCCGGACCACCTCGACGCCCTGCGCAGGCTCTCCCTGCGGACGAGCTTCCTGGCTGTGCCCGCAGCCGCGGCCGTGCTGGTGGTTGCCGCGCTGATCGGTGAACTGCTCGGTACCGGCTTCGACTGGTTCTCCTTCCACCAGGCGGCCCTCGGCTCCTACATCGCGGCGGGGCTCTTCTCCGCCTCCGTCTCGACCCTGTACTTCCTCGAACTCCCGGCAACCCGTACGCCCCGCCCGCGCTCGCCCCTGGAGGGGCTGCGCCGGCCAACCGCCGGCTCTGGTACCGACAAGGGCCGCACCGGCACCATCCCGCTGGTCGTCGCCGCGTGCTCCGCGGTCGCGGGGGCCATCGCCGCCGCAGCCGCCGTCTCCGTGCTCCACGCCTCCGACCTCGGCGGCGGCCCGGCCACCTTCGCCCTGCTGATCCTGGCCCTGACCGGGGGCACCGCCCTCGGTATCCGTACCGCGCGCAAGGTGCTGCCCGCCCTGTCGCGGCGCCGTCTGCTGGCCCTGGCGGTCGCCGTCACCGGTGTCTCGCTGCTGGCGCTCGGCCTCGTTCCGGACACCGCCACCGGGCTGCTGATCGCGCTGCTCGCCGGTTACGCCGCGGGGGTCGCCGCCCATATCGGGCACGCCGTCATCGACCAGGAGACGGAGGCATCCCGGCAGGCCAGGAACACCGAGCACCTCCAGGCAGTCGTCCGCGTGCTGGTCGCGCTCGGCGCGGTGGGCGGGCCGCTGCTCGCCGCCGCGATCGGCCGGCACCGGCTGGGGTCCGGCGATTTCGTCTTCGCGCACGGCGGTGCCGCCTTCGCGCTGATGCTCATCGGCGCGCTGCTGCTTCCCGTCGCGGTGATCGTCCTGGCGAGGACCGACGACCGTTCCGGTGTCCCGCTGCGCCGTGACCTGCGTGAGGCGCTGCGCGGCGGCGACCCCGCTGTCGCCCCCGCGACGAACGGTTTCTTCCTCGTCCTGGAGGGCGGCGACGGAGCCGGCAAGTCCACCCAGGTCGAGACGCTCGCCGACTGGATCCGCGCCAAGGGCCACGAGGTCGTCGTGACCCGCGAGCCGGGTGCCACGCCGATCGGCAAGCGGCTGCGTTCGATCCTGCTGGACGTCTCGTCGGCCGGCCTGTCCAACCGCGCGGAGGCGCTGCTGTACGCCGCCGACCGGGCGGAGCACGTGGACTCGGTCGTCCGCCCGGCGCTGGAGCGCGGCGCGATCGTCATCTCGGACCGCTACATCGACTCGTCCGTCGCCTACCAGGGCGCCGGCCGGGACCTCGCCCCGACCGAGATCGCCAGGATCTCGCGCTGGGCGACGAGTGGACTCGTACCGCATCTGACGGTGCTTCTCGACGTCGACCCGCAGACGGCACGGGAACGCTTCACCGAGGCGCCCGACCGGCTGGAGTCCGAGCCCGCCGAGTTCCACGACCGGGTGCGCTCCGGCTTCCTCACCCTCGCGGCTGCCGACCCGGCCCGCTACCTGGTGGTGGACGCCGGGCAGGAGGCGGAAGCGATCACCACTGTCGTACGCCACCGGCTCGACCGGCTCCTGCCCCTCTCCGAGGCCGAGATCAAGGCCCGGGAGGAGGCGCGGAAGGCGGCCGAGGAGGAGGCCCGGCGCAAGGCCGAGGAAGAGGCCGCCCGCAAGGCCGAGGAGGAGCGCCTGGAGCGCGAGCGGCAGGCTCAGCTCGCCAAGCTCCGGGCCGAGGAGGAGGAGCGCAGGCGCCGCGAGGAGGAAGAGGCGCGGCAGCGCGAGGCCGAACGGCAGGCGGAGGAGGCCCGGCAGCGTGCCGAGGAGGCCCGTCGCCGTGCCGAGGAGGAGCGCTCCCGACTCGAAGCCGAGGAGCGGGTGCGTGAGGCCGAGCAGGAGCGGCTGCGCCGGCAGGCCCAGGAAGAGGCGCGGCTGCGCAAGGAGGCGGAGGAACTCCGCCTGGAGAAGCAGCGCAAGGCGGAGGAGGCGCTGCTGCGGTCCGAGGAGGCCCGCCGCCGCGCCGAGGCCGAGGCGGCAGCCCGTGCCGAGGAGGCCGCGGCCGACGCCGCCGCGCAGCGTTCCCAGGACTCCGGCCGGACCGGTTCCCGGTCGGGCGGACCGACCGTTCCGGACAACGAGCTCACCGTCCCGACGCCGGTCGTGAATCCGAACGAGATCACGCAGCCCGTGCCGGTCGCCAGGCCCGAGCGCCCGGCGCGCGACGCCGACGAGACGGCCGTGCTGCCGCCCGTGCGTGACGCCGACGAGACCGCGGTGCTGCGGCCCGTGCGGGACGAGAACCCTTCGGACCGGGTGCCGCCGGGCGTTTTCCGTGACGGGCGCCGGGCCTCCGGCGCCGAGAGCGAGAACGAGCGCACGCGTGAACTGCCGCAGGTGAGCGACGACCCGCAGGCGGGGCAGGACGATCGAGGCCGCAAGAAGCGGCCGCGTTCCGACTGGGCCGAGGAGACGCCGCTCGACGATCTGCCGTCACTCGCCGACGAACTGCTCGGTGACCGTGACGACGATCAGGGCGGCTCCGGGCGGGGCGGACGCAAGCCGCGCCGCTGA